Genomic DNA from Polyodon spathula isolate WHYD16114869_AA chromosome 8, ASM1765450v1, whole genome shotgun sequence:
CATTCCACACCATCGATTCTCCCTCCTGCATAGGATAGACAGGCAGATCCTGCGTAAGGGGCTAGGAgtttgggttaaggttagagACAATGAGTCTGAGAAATAGAGGCTAAAACCGGTAGAGTTAGGGAGATAAATGGCTTTATTCACAACGCTTTAATTCATTCACTTTATGACTTTGAAAAAACAGACGTAAAACAACTCCTGAGTTAAAGCTGTGTGAATAGAGCCCATTGAGAATGGTGCAATGGGCAAAGCTTTAAGGTCTGTTTTAAGGATTTAAGGACTGATTTTAAAGGCCCATTTTGTTCAATTACTTCAAGTTTGCAGTTCAGCTACTCAAGAGGATGGGGTAGAAATCTGTTCTCATTTTGAAAGCACTGAAGATGACATTTATAAACACTCTTTACAAAAAACACTTAAACGATTtgaaacaccataaaatagtaagggaatgcattttttttttttttaattctaatgaCATCAAAAGCTCTTTACCCTTAAAagcgagtgtttttttttcctatggcaATAACTGCACGCACGCTGGgtgcacagtactgtacctcTGTAGAGGAACCACTCAATCCAGTGCTTGAAGTCCCTCAGGTTGCAGCTGCACTCCCAGGGGTTTCCGCTGAGGTTCAGGTGCTGGAGGCTGGATAGGGGTTCAAAGGCAGCCCTCTCCAGGGCCTGCAGCCTGTTGTCAGCCAGGGAGAGCCACTCCATCCCTGGCAGGTCATTGAGAAGCCCCAGGGGCACCTGGGAGAGGCCATTCATGGACAGGTCAAGCCGCTGCAGGCCCGGGCAGCTTTGGAGCAGGCCCTTGTCCAGCCCGGTGATGCTGTTGTTATGCAGGACTAGCTCTGACAGGTTGCCCAGGTCTCTGAACAGAGAAGCAGGCAGGTTGTCCAGGAAGTTGTTGGACAGGTCCAGCCTCTCCAAGGAGGTAAGGTTGGAGAAGGCCCCGGGAGACAGGGAGCTCAGTTTGTTGTTGAGCAAGAGGAGGGTCTTGGTGTTGGGGGGAAGGTTGGAAGGGAGGGAAAGCAGCTCACGGTCGCTGCAGTCCACCACGGTGCTGTTGCACTCGCATTGGATGGGGCAGGCCCACGCTGTTTCCACCAAACAGGCCATTATACCCAGCAGGCAGAGGAGGGCTGTGGGGAAGCATACAAAGGGCAGAAGTGATGAACGACATTAGGTGCCACTGCTGTTCAGTTTCCACCAGTACAATTAATCCAGGATAAAAACGATGTTATAAATTAACACACTACTGTTAGTTAACAACATTAAAATTGCTTTTCTGGGGTGGGCTGTAGCTTTGaatcattattattacaatattaatgttcttgtcagaaaaaaaaaagttattcacagcttaaagagtaagtagctggtTTCCGAAAAATATACTATTATACATccctacgtgttgctacaactgtttaaacaacgtacctggaatttttattttcattgttaaaatcctgacaactttttacacttacaactttaaactctgtttcaaagctcttttcaaaatgtccgctctagtgcacagataacacagcaataatgtgAAAGCGGAGAGACTGGATCTCGGGTTgtaagggcagctctgcagcatacTCAGCTACATGTTAGCTTCACATTcggatgatttatttattttgcaaaaacccagatttatttttttcagatttaattgctgaacaataatgtttttcaaatttatctgttagctaaatgttgaattgccaagtgtaaaaaaaagaagaaaaaaagatttaaattcacagatttatttatttgttagaaatcaTGATTTaatgtgtctgctaaatgttgccaagagtaaaaaaaaagatttatagactCAAGCATTTTTTTCTAGCTTTGTcatactgattttaaatgttgaatttgtgatacgtGTTTTCAACTTTtgtaaattatatctgaaagtacaaatttcaaaacttttaagaatgtgcttgttaacatttatatatttagctaaatctggactttttgtggttaaatctaggaagAAATATGCGATTTACATTAAGTATATGCTAAGACTAGGGGGCAGCATGTAAAATGTTTACGAACCTATGACTTCGAGGAATGATCACAATCCCCAGTCTACTTGAGCTGACATTTTGAatagaactttgaaacagactttaaagttataagtgtaaaaagttgtggctatgttaacaatgaaaacaagttACAGTTACGTTACTGAAactgttgtagcagcatgtggggatgtgtaacactatattttccGTAACCCCGCTGCTTACTCTACAAATAGGGTACTGAAATAAGGAAGGACATCCAAACTGTTATGTACTTCTGTTCTCTATGTAGATATCACACAATCTAGCCATACCATGTTAAGGACTGTTTTGGTGAAGACTGTTttagtcattttgatcaattaaatAAGGGTTTAGCAGTTCATGAAACCTTGTCTCTGCACTTTTCAAAACACTGTTTAGGATAAGACTCTTCTAAGACCTGCATACCAAATGGAAGTGCATATAATTATTGCATCAGCTGTAACCCCTGTAAGCAACCACACATGTCCAGTGATCAGCGATCGCTTCATTGGATTTTGTTCTTGGATATCTAATACTGTTAAATGACAAGGATCGTCACCCTGGcccttttcagtgttttaaaatggattAATGTGATTCTACTTTCCTTTTGTTTCAGGATTGTCTTGCCTGTAAAGTTGAATTATATGGGTTGTCAGCATAACAGTTCCCATTGAGACCGCTCTGATCCCTGTGCTGGGATTGGTTAAAAAGAGTTAAGAGCAGAAATAGATTCATTAAACCTTAGTCTGGCTAATTGAAATCCTTGGGCACTTGATATTTATATACttttacactattaaaaaaaaaaaaaagtatcttaatAGGCTCATATGCTTTATCAAATCATAATTTAACATTATACCCcagaggtgatttaaaaaaaaatggaaacaagtGCCCATTAAAGTTTAATAGTTATTGGAACTAGTGGCTTCATATGCTTGCCTGGTTGACAGAATCAGCCATTTTGAAGCTGCAGCTAAAGCACCAGGAAACCAATCTGTAAAACTCAGTCTAATCTGAtttttacagtatgtatatatcaGCCTGGGGCTGCAGCCGCTTCAATCTGCAGTCTGTAATGCAGTCTGCAACAGGACATGCTGATGGGTCAATTCATTCTTTTGGCAGATGGAAATATAGCATTTGCCATTAGTatagtcttttttaaaacaactatATCTGGTATAAAAAGgaaagtacaatttaaaaaaaaataataaataaggatTTGTCAGTATTCTAGTAAATCTTGTTTTCTGTATTGATGTCAAATCAATGTTTAATGAGTACAAGCATTGCtctttgtaattttataatatgtttaatacattatgtgtagggtgtctcattATTACAGTTTAAGTAGACAGAACCTACTCCAAAAGTACTTGATTCAGTTCATAAGAAGCATTGTCATTTTTTCCCTTTGTGTCAGTGACATTGAGAGGAACTCATTGACTTCCAATGGCCTACTAACCGACCCAGCAGTTTCTAGAAACACTTCTGAAATTAGCTGTTTAATTTCTGCTGACGGTAAGTGCGAAACAGATTAACCCTTTAAGTTACAAGGaacatgtgtcccacaaataaaatgaagttTCTTGTTTTTGCAACAAGACGCATGAAACAAGGTTTAAAATATACTGACatgttggatctggtcatccaaattgttaCTTTCATCATGATACTTGGGATAAGGGGTTAACTAACACAACACCCCACCCCACTCCACCCCCtttccagatttgtttttgtttacagagGCCAGTAATTTGATTCCATCCAGTAATTTGATCAATGGAAAATTGAGATGACTAGGGAGACGCTGCAGTATCACATTCCTACTATCCTGTAGTGTGAAACCCAAAGCCAGCTATCAGTGTCAGAGCAACGggttttaaaaaatttaaaatgtttccacTGGACCGGTGCCCTTAAGCAATCCAGGCACTTCAGTTCTGTGAAGTTCAACGTCTGAACAAAGTGATCAGAGGCTGGACATAAGAGCGTGAAC
This window encodes:
- the LOC121319533 gene encoding leucine-rich repeat and transmembrane domain-containing protein 2-like, whose protein sequence is MSNMKSPTEAWELQHSKPALRLWNIALLCLLGIMACLVETAWACPIQCECNSTVVDCSDRELLSLPSNLPPNTKTLLLLNNKLSSLSPGAFSNLTSLERLDLSNNFLDNLPASLFRDLGNLSELVLHNNSITGLDKGLLQSCPGLQRLDLSMNGLSQVPLGLLNDLPGMEWLSLADNRLQALERAAFEPLSSLQHLNLSGNPWECSCNLRDFKHWIEWFLYRGGRIDGVECTLPKDLRGRDIRNVPMEMFNYCVQLEASSLVPGGEGKQLPCSRGAEPPPPAPPQPPMYPSIRHHTGVMDPMMPGCVRQRYRPVSVRRAIGTVIIAGVVCGIVCIMMVVAAAYGCIYATLMAKYQRELKKRQPLMGEGDGEGEQDEKQISSVA